The Benincasa hispida cultivar B227 chromosome 11, ASM972705v1, whole genome shotgun sequence genome has a segment encoding these proteins:
- the LOC120089924 gene encoding uncharacterized protein LOC120089924: protein MLEAVESSVNGGFSHLQSSGDSSEEELSVLPRHTKVVVTGNNRTKSVLVGLQGVVKKAVGLGGWHWLVLTNGIEVKLQRNALSVIEAPTGNEDDDDLEFENIHWNGSDMASDDTLKSHRPRQRTHKSSGSSHKTISRSFSYESQSKGSISTPRGSMKVDLGKLEMSALWRYWRHFNLVDAFPNPSKEQLVDVVQRHFMSQQLDELQVIVGFVHAAKRLKTVCK from the exons ATGCTTGAAGCAGTTGAGAGCTCCGTCAATGGCGGCTTCTCGCACCTCCAGAGCAGTGGTGATAGTAGTGAGGAGGAGCTTTCTGTTCTACCTCGTCATACCAAAGTCGTTGTCACCGGAAACAACCGCACCAAATCAGTTCTCGTTGGACTTCAAGGCGTTGTTAAGAAGGCTGTTGGTTTGGGTGGATGGCATTGGCTG GTTCTCACGAATGGCATTGAAGTTAAGCTACAGAGAAATGCCCTCAGTGTAATCGAAGCACCAACCGGCAATGAGGATGATGATGATCTCGAATTCGAAAACATACACTGGAATGGATCCGATATGG CATCTGATGACACTCTAAAGTCCCATAGACCGAGACAAAGGACACACAAATCGTCGGGATCATCGCACAAAACAATCAGCCGATCGTTCTCTTATGAATCGCAGTCCAAGGGATCTATTTCCACTCCCCGTGGGTCCATG AAAGTTGACCTCGGTAAACTTGAAATGTCTGCTTTATGGAGATATTGGCGACACTTCAATCTT GTGGATGCTTTTCCTAACCCATCAAAAGAGCAGTTGGTGGATGTTGTTCAAAGGCATTTTATGTCCCAG CAACTAGACGAGTTACAGGTGATTGTCGGGTTTGTCCACGCTGCAAAGAGACTCAAGACCGTCTGCAAATGA